The window GGTCATTTGATGGAGTTGTTGGCTCATCTCTTCTGCAGCGCTCGCTTGAGACTCGCAATTGACATTCAACACTTCGACTTGCGCATGCAAGTCTTGTGACTGCTGATCCAAATGAACCGAAACACCCTGTAGACTCTCTGAATTCGAATTGGCTTGGTCGAGCACGATAGAGAGCCGACCTTCACTTTGCGTCGCTTGATTGGCAACGTGTTGGCTCTCTGAAATCGCATCCTCTGCCATTTCGATGGCCACCTCTTTTTGCTTAGCAGTAAATGCTTGAGCAATACAGATCACCACCAGCGGCATAATCACACCGGACCAAGTTTCTACCACTACCGCATCAGGGGTTAGCTCAAGCTGGGGAAATGCAAGTCCATTGAGGTGTGCTGACGTCATCACTAATGACACACCGATAACCAGTCCACTCCACACCAAAGCCACGATTCGTGTTCCTGATAAGAAGAAAGCGACCACTAACAAAGGCACCCAATAAGCTTGAGTGGAAGCCACTACCCCACCGCTTTGATAAATGATGTTCAACGCGTGGACAGCCATGCCGACAAAACCAAAGTTAAGTGCAAGGCTCGGCTTACTCGTCACACGAAGTAGCAGTGCCGAGATCAGTTCGAATACGATAAGAAATACAGATGTGACGACCAGAAGTTGCTCTTCGTGCTTAGTCCACTTGATTAAGCTATAGACACCCACGAAGAATGCGATAAAAGTGAAGAGTAATAAGATATCGGCTTGTCTGACTTCGTTGTTACTCCACCCGTTACTTTTGGGTAGAAACAGCGCGCGCCACAGCTTGATTGGGTTCATCAGTGATCATCCTTGATTAACTTGTAAGACCTCCGACCAATGTTAATAACATGTTAAATGATACGCAATGTTATTATCTGGGTTATGTTCGAAAGATCTCATTTCATCAAGGATTTAGAGGCGTATTGTTTTGATATGAGCCAAACAGGGCGTGAGGCTCATCAATAGAATAAGTTTAAAAGGCAGAATTAGGAACTAACAATAGAATGAGATTTAACGGTAACGCCCTTTTCTTGCTCCTGTTGCTTTACCTGCAAGTGCGACCAAGGTTTTATTGGTGTTAGCGTGAGTGATCGCTACGCCTAGCGCATCGGCTGCGTCGGCTTGTGGCTTAGCGGGTAGTTTGAGCATGCTCATCACCATATTCTGAACCATAGACTTATCAGCGCCACCGTTACCTGTCACTGCTTGTTTGATCAAACGAGCCGCATATTCATGTACAGGCAAGTCTGCATTCACCGCAGCTACAATCGCACTACCACGAGCTTGGCCAAGTTTAAGTGCTGAATCGGCATTCTTCGCCATGAACACTTGTTCGATCGCAAACACATCAGGCTGAAACTGAGTAATGATCTCACTCACGCCCGCATAGATTTGCTTTAAGCGACCTGGCAGTTCTTTTTCAGAGGTACGAATACAACCGCTACCTAAGTAATATAGATGGCGACCATTTTGACGAATCACGCCATAGCCGGTAATACGAGAGCCAGGGTCAATCCCTAAGATAATAGACATAACTTCAAATACTGATTATTTATACATGCTTTATGAGCTTAGTATATCGAACGCAAAAAAAAATGCCCGTCAAATTAACGGGCATTTCGTTGTTCTGCGAAAGAAAAAGTTCTATCGAAAACTCACTGTTTGATTAAAAAGTTGAGCTTAATCGTTTGATTAGTCTTCTTTCTTCGCTAAGTTAACAGCGATTGCTAGCTCTTCCAGTGATGCTGGGTTTGCTAGGCTCGGCGCGTCTGTTAATAGACATGCTGCAGCTGTTGTTTTCGGGAATGCGATAACGTCACGGATGTTCTCTGTACCACAAAGAAGCATTGCTAAACGGTCAAGACCGAATGCTAGACCTGCGTGTGGTGGCGTACCGTACTTAAGTGCTTCAAGTAGGAAACCGAATTTCTCTTGTTGCTCTTTAGCTTCGATACCTAAGATACCAAATACAGCCGTTTGCATTTCTGCGCTGTGAATACGTACAGAACCGCCGCCTACTTCGTAGCCGTTGATGACCATGTCGTATGCATCAGAGTTAGCCGCAGCTGGATTTGCTTTTAGCTCTTCCGCGCTCACACCAAGTGGTGATGTGAATGGGTGG of the Vibrio lentus genome contains:
- a CDS encoding methyl-accepting chemotaxis protein, with product MNPIKLWRALFLPKSNGWSNNEVRQADILLLFTFIAFFVGVYSLIKWTKHEEQLLVVTSVFLIVFELISALLLRVTSKPSLALNFGFVGMAVHALNIIYQSGGVVASTQAYWVPLLVVAFFLSGTRIVALVWSGLVIGVSLVMTSAHLNGLAFPQLELTPDAVVVETWSGVIMPLVVICIAQAFTAKQKEVAIEMAEDAISESQHVANQATQSEGRLSIVLDQANSNSESLQGVSVHLDQQSQDLHAQVEVLNVNCESQASAAEEMSQQLHQMTQGIEESNSFVGELKERSEAVGTKAQKSSESLEASTDAISQIIQSNQEIMKVADLITSVAEQTNLLALNAAIEAARAGEQGRGFAVVADQVRELSAKSSHSAIEIRTLLDRSKEEVEHGRAIIETTASEMNGIISEVQTISTDVNQLTNIMAMQMNSLKELDLASSEVAQSVAETKSVSGLVANYGSELTGHVTSVKELVASLNSVVSQAKQA
- the ruvC gene encoding crossover junction endodeoxyribonuclease RuvC, translating into MSIILGIDPGSRITGYGVIRQNGRHLYYLGSGCIRTSEKELPGRLKQIYAGVSEIITQFQPDVFAIEQVFMAKNADSALKLGQARGSAIVAAVNADLPVHEYAARLIKQAVTGNGGADKSMVQNMVMSMLKLPAKPQADAADALGVAITHANTNKTLVALAGKATGARKGRYR